Proteins from a single region of Candidatus Methylomirabilota bacterium:
- a CDS encoding hydantoinase B/oxoprolinase family protein, whose product MMDPVTFDICWSRLVGVVNEQAAALQRTSFTSIVREAGDLSAGVFDRRGWMLAQAVTGTPGHINSMALCVRHMLAAIPLEAIRPGDVLITNDPWKGSGHLNDVTIATPVFRGDDCVALFASTCHTADIGGHILSAEAREVYEEGLFIPIMKLYHGGVLDPALGALIRANVRLPELVMGDFHAQIAGGAVGGERLLEFMSEFGLERLEPLGDEIVGRTERAMRESIARLRPGAYEYAVTSDGFDEPITIKVRCEVRGDELAIDYTGSSPESRRGINVVMNYTEAYTTYGAKVIVSPDVPNNEGAFRPLRISAPEGSILNARPPAPVAARHVVGHFLPHAIAGALKDALPDRVMAEGSANIWGVQVAGKDEGGRPFSFVVFTSGGTGARASKDGLAATAFPSGVLGTPAEVIESLSPLVIEHKRLRPDSGGDGRYRGGLGQEIAFRVRTRGAFTCSLLCDRTRIPPQGFFGGAPGAPGAVLINGRMPANPKAEQILQPGDLIEIRLPGGGGYGPPAERDPALRVRDRLEGYVTTV is encoded by the coding sequence ATGATGGATCCCGTCACCTTCGACATCTGCTGGAGCCGCCTCGTCGGCGTGGTCAACGAGCAGGCGGCCGCGCTGCAGCGCACATCCTTCACGTCGATCGTGCGCGAGGCGGGCGATCTCTCCGCCGGCGTCTTCGACCGTCGCGGCTGGATGCTCGCCCAAGCGGTGACGGGCACGCCGGGCCACATCAACTCCATGGCGCTCTGCGTCCGTCACATGCTGGCGGCCATCCCGCTGGAGGCCATCCGTCCGGGCGACGTGCTCATCACCAACGATCCCTGGAAGGGCTCGGGACACCTCAATGACGTCACGATCGCGACCCCGGTATTCCGCGGCGACGATTGCGTGGCCCTGTTCGCCTCCACGTGCCACACGGCCGACATCGGCGGGCACATCCTGTCCGCAGAGGCTCGCGAGGTCTACGAGGAAGGGCTCTTCATCCCGATCATGAAGCTCTACCACGGGGGCGTGCTCGATCCCGCCCTCGGCGCCCTCATCCGCGCCAATGTGCGGCTGCCCGAGCTGGTGATGGGTGACTTCCACGCCCAGATCGCCGGCGGCGCGGTCGGTGGCGAGCGGCTGCTCGAGTTCATGAGCGAGTTTGGCCTCGAGCGGCTGGAGCCCCTGGGCGACGAGATCGTGGGGCGCACCGAGCGCGCGATGCGTGAATCCATCGCGCGGCTCCGCCCCGGCGCCTACGAGTACGCGGTCACCTCCGACGGGTTCGACGAGCCCATCACGATCAAGGTCCGGTGCGAGGTCCGGGGCGACGAGCTGGCCATCGACTACACGGGCTCCTCGCCCGAGAGCCGCCGCGGCATCAATGTGGTCATGAACTACACGGAGGCCTACACGACGTACGGCGCCAAGGTCATCGTGAGCCCCGACGTGCCCAACAACGAGGGCGCGTTCCGTCCCCTCCGCATCAGCGCGCCCGAGGGCTCGATCCTCAACGCGCGGCCGCCCGCGCCGGTGGCCGCGCGTCACGTGGTCGGTCACTTCCTGCCCCACGCGATCGCGGGCGCCCTCAAGGACGCGCTCCCCGATCGGGTGATGGCGGAGGGTTCGGCCAACATCTGGGGCGTACAGGTGGCGGGCAAGGACGAGGGCGGGCGTCCCTTCAGCTTCGTGGTGTTCACCTCCGGCGGCACCGGCGCGCGCGCGAGCAAGGACGGACTGGCCGCCACCGCCTTCCCCTCCGGCGTGTTGGGGACCCCGGCGGAGGTCATCGAGTCGCTCTCGCCTCTCGTGATCGAGCATAAGCGGCTGCGGCCCGACTCGGGCGGTGACGGGCGCTATCGCGGCGGGCTCGGCCAGGAGATCGCCTTCCGCGTGCGCACCCGCGGAGCCTTCACCTGCTCCCTCCTCTGCGACCGCACCCGCATTCCGCCGCAGGGCTTCTTCGGGGGCGCCCCCGGCGCGCCGGGCGCGGTGCTGATCAATGGCCGTATGCCCGCGAACCCCAAGGCGGAGCAGATCCTCCAGCCGGGAGACCTCATCGAGATCCGACTGCCGGGCGGCGGGGGCTATGGCCCCCCCGCGGAGCGCGATCCCGCACTCCGGGTGCGCGATCGGCTCGAGGGCTACGTCACCACCGTGTAG
- the trxA gene encoding thioredoxin has translation MADSALHLTEANFDTEVGKHAEVLMVDFWAEWCAPCRAIAPTLEELAREGSGKVSLAKVNVDDNPALAARYGIRSIPTILFMKSGTVVDQVVGAVPKAQLKKKLDAIG, from the coding sequence ATGGCCGATAGCGCCCTTCACCTCACCGAGGCCAATTTCGACACCGAGGTTGGCAAGCACGCCGAGGTCCTCATGGTGGACTTCTGGGCCGAGTGGTGCGCACCCTGCCGCGCCATCGCCCCCACCCTGGAGGAGCTGGCCCGGGAGGGAAGCGGCAAGGTCAGCCTGGCGAAGGTGAACGTGGACGACAACCCCGCGCTCGCCGCCCGCTACGGGATCCGGTCCATCCCGACCATACTCTTCATGAAGTCGGGCACGGTGGTGGACCAGGTCGTGGGCGCCGTCCCCAAGGCCCAGCTGAAGAAGAAGCTGGACGCCATCGGCTGA
- a CDS encoding aminodeoxychorismate/anthranilate synthase component II, whose protein sequence is MIFVLDNYDSFTYNLVQYLGELGADVRVARNDALTVEDVMAMDPDGIVISPGPGHPTQAGITLPLIERCCASTPILGVCLGHQGIGQAFGGTVTRAKTQMHGKTSRITHDGRGVFAGLTPGFEATRYHSLVVLEEGFPADLEISARAEDGEIMGLRHRRFPVEGVQFHPESILTTEGKALLRNFLGSVAVGAR, encoded by the coding sequence ATGATCTTCGTCCTCGACAACTACGACTCCTTCACCTACAACCTCGTCCAGTACCTCGGGGAGCTGGGCGCCGACGTGCGCGTGGCGCGCAACGACGCGCTCACGGTGGAGGACGTGATGGCCATGGACCCGGACGGGATCGTGATCTCGCCGGGCCCCGGGCATCCGACCCAGGCCGGCATCACGCTGCCGTTGATCGAGCGCTGCTGCGCCTCCACTCCCATCCTCGGGGTGTGCCTCGGCCATCAAGGCATCGGCCAGGCCTTCGGCGGCACGGTGACGCGGGCCAAGACACAGATGCACGGCAAGACGTCGCGGATCACCCACGACGGGCGCGGCGTCTTCGCCGGACTCACGCCCGGCTTCGAGGCCACGCGTTATCACTCGCTCGTCGTCCTCGAGGAGGGCTTCCCCGCGGACCTCGAGATCTCGGCCCGGGCGGAGGACGGCGAGATCATGGGGCTCCGGCACCGGCGCTTCCCCGTTGAAGGCGTGCAGTTCCACCCCGAGTCCATCCTGACCACCGAGGGTAAGGCGCTCCTCCGGAACTTCCTCGGGAGCGTGGCCGTCGGAGCGCGGTGA
- the thiL gene encoding thiamine-phosphate kinase, producing the protein MSLRRLGERGLIQRIRLDSERAPAAGVTVGIGDDAAVLAVTPGAALLATTDLVVEDVHFRRAWASPEDIGWKAMAVNLSDIAAMGGVPRWALIGLAVPEDTDAEDVAGFYRGLHAAAAPHRVALVGGDTSRSLAGWLVNVTLLGEHAGTPRLRSTAQPGDAIAVTGGLGRSAAGLAVLERGVAEAGRRGLADETIEALTRAHLRPEARVAEGQWLGRAPGVRAMMDCSDGLATDLAHICRESRVSARIQVERIPLGTSVVAAANALGCDALAWGTGGGEDYELLITCDPDEAARLTRELPRNTGTALHVIGEIETGGDGIRWLGPEGHAVTLGAGFEHFRE; encoded by the coding sequence GTGAGCCTGCGCCGGCTCGGAGAGCGCGGGCTGATCCAGCGCATCCGGCTCGATTCGGAGCGGGCCCCCGCCGCGGGTGTCACGGTGGGAATCGGCGATGACGCCGCCGTGCTGGCGGTGACGCCGGGTGCGGCCCTTCTCGCCACCACCGACCTCGTGGTCGAGGACGTGCACTTCCGGCGCGCGTGGGCGAGCCCCGAGGACATCGGCTGGAAGGCGATGGCCGTGAACCTCTCCGACATCGCGGCCATGGGCGGCGTGCCACGGTGGGCGCTGATCGGTCTCGCGGTGCCCGAGGACACCGACGCCGAGGACGTCGCCGGCTTCTACCGGGGACTACACGCGGCCGCCGCGCCTCATCGGGTCGCGCTGGTGGGCGGCGACACCTCCCGCTCGCTCGCGGGCTGGCTCGTCAACGTGACCCTCCTCGGCGAGCACGCGGGGACGCCACGCCTGCGGTCGACCGCGCAGCCCGGCGACGCCATCGCGGTGACCGGCGGGCTTGGGCGCTCGGCGGCGGGCCTAGCCGTGCTCGAGCGGGGTGTCGCGGAGGCGGGGCGTCGTGGCCTCGCCGACGAGACGATCGAGGCGCTCACCCGCGCCCATTTGCGCCCTGAGGCACGGGTGGCGGAGGGCCAGTGGCTGGGCCGCGCGCCCGGCGTGCGGGCGATGATGGACTGCTCCGACGGCCTCGCCACGGATCTCGCCCATATCTGCCGGGAGTCGCGGGTGAGCGCGCGGATCCAAGTCGAGCGGATCCCGCTGGGCACCAGCGTCGTCGCGGCGGCGAACGCGCTGGGTTGCGATGCCCTCGCCTGGGGCACCGGAGGCGGCGAAGATTATGAGCTGCTCATCACCTGTGATCCCGACGAGGCGGCGCGCCTGACACGTGAGCTGCCGCGGAATACCGGCACCGCGCTCCACGTGATCGGCGAGATCGAAACAGGCGGGGACGGCATCCGATGGCTCGGCCCCGAGGGCCACGCGGTGACGCTGGGCGCCGGCTTCGAGCACTTCCGTGAGTAG
- a CDS encoding methyltransferase domain-containing protein gives MTLTRADRAYIPREALGIMTARTLANSHSCLLGMLRPSLDVLDVGCGPGTLTIEMARRALPGRVVGLDVNPEMLSAAREAEPPGGLPNLRFLEGDIRDGGWEDEFDLVNAARVLQWIPDAPRALEPMVAATRPGGRLVALDYDHTRAHWAESPVSWRHFYGAFLEWRAAGHLDNAMIQHLPEDFAAAGLDDVQTVEHVRTVRANEADFYRIAGMWRLAAESRGRQMVAAGALTDREREAVVADYTDWMQRPGAAVTVHEGCVIGRRPGAGHP, from the coding sequence ATGACGCTCACGCGCGCGGACCGTGCTTACATCCCCCGAGAGGCGCTCGGCATCATGACCGCGCGTACGCTCGCGAACAGCCATTCCTGCCTGCTCGGCATGCTGCGGCCGAGCCTGGACGTGCTCGACGTGGGATGCGGCCCCGGGACCCTCACCATCGAGATGGCCCGCCGGGCCCTGCCCGGCCGCGTCGTGGGCCTGGACGTGAATCCCGAGATGCTGTCCGCGGCGCGCGAGGCGGAGCCCCCGGGGGGCCTGCCCAATCTGCGCTTTCTCGAGGGCGACATTCGCGACGGCGGCTGGGAGGACGAGTTCGACCTCGTCAACGCCGCCCGCGTGCTCCAGTGGATTCCCGACGCGCCGCGCGCGCTCGAGCCGATGGTCGCGGCGACCAGGCCGGGTGGGCGGCTCGTCGCGCTCGACTACGACCACACCCGCGCACACTGGGCCGAGTCGCCGGTGTCCTGGCGGCACTTCTACGGCGCGTTCCTCGAGTGGCGCGCCGCGGGCCATCTGGACAATGCGATGATCCAGCACCTTCCGGAGGATTTCGCGGCGGCCGGGCTGGACGACGTCCAGACCGTCGAGCACGTGCGCACCGTCCGTGCGAACGAGGCCGATTTCTATCGGATCGCCGGCATGTGGCGGCTGGCGGCGGAGAGCCGCGGCCGCCAGATGGTAGCGGCCGGCGCCCTGACCGACCGCGAGCGCGAAGCGGTGGTCGCCGACTACACCGACTGGATGCAGAGGCCCGGCGCGGCCGTCACGGTCCACGAGGGATGCGTGATCGGCCGGCGCCCTGGAGCCGGCCACCCATGA
- a CDS encoding hemolysin family protein, producing the protein MSSLTVLELGVLALLVLCSAILTGAEASYFSLGRARLKRLAETEEDAGELATTPLLEQPHELLVTLLVGITLINIGASALSAAVAERLLGPWGLPVSIVVMVFLLSLFGEVLPMTLAVEHPERFIAWVNRPVTWLSILVAPIRMILAAFTALTLRLVGSERRDDAPEISEEELRTMVDVGAREGVVERTEREMIHRVFDLEDTMVREVMVPRPDMFCLEVSARPDRILDLLRENLHSRVPAYEGTIDQIVGVLYTKDLLPYLRGLPPDFDLRMHLHPPYFIPESKRADALLREFQAKKLHLAVVVDEYGGTAGLVTLEDLLEELVGEIRDEFDEEERLIAPLGDGAFRVSGRLSLFDLNAATGLSVSSESYDTVGGWVLDLFGRVPNKGERTETDEYVVTVEKVERTRVVEVLVTLRTAPAPTPEAA; encoded by the coding sequence GTGAGTAGTCTCACCGTGCTCGAGCTGGGCGTGCTCGCGCTGCTCGTGCTCTGCTCCGCCATCCTCACGGGCGCAGAGGCGTCCTACTTCTCCCTGGGCCGCGCGCGGCTCAAGCGGCTCGCGGAGACCGAGGAGGACGCGGGCGAGCTGGCCACCACGCCCTTGCTCGAGCAGCCCCACGAGCTCCTCGTCACCCTGCTCGTGGGCATCACCCTCATCAACATCGGCGCCTCCGCGCTCTCCGCCGCGGTCGCCGAGCGGCTGCTCGGTCCCTGGGGCCTGCCGGTGTCGATCGTGGTGATGGTGTTCCTGCTGAGCCTCTTCGGCGAGGTGCTGCCGATGACCCTGGCGGTGGAGCACCCCGAGCGGTTCATCGCCTGGGTGAACCGCCCGGTGACCTGGCTCTCCATCCTGGTGGCGCCCATCCGCATGATCCTCGCCGCCTTCACCGCGCTGACGCTTCGGCTGGTCGGCTCGGAGCGGCGCGACGATGCGCCGGAGATTTCCGAGGAAGAGCTGCGGACGATGGTGGACGTGGGCGCGCGCGAGGGCGTGGTGGAGCGGACGGAGCGAGAGATGATCCACCGGGTCTTCGACCTCGAGGACACGATGGTGCGGGAGGTGATGGTGCCGCGGCCGGACATGTTCTGCCTGGAGGTCAGCGCGCGCCCCGACCGCATCCTCGACCTCCTGCGCGAGAACCTACACTCCCGCGTGCCCGCCTACGAGGGCACCATCGACCAGATCGTTGGCGTGCTCTACACGAAGGACCTCCTGCCCTATCTGCGCGGGCTGCCGCCCGACTTCGACCTGCGCATGCACCTGCATCCGCCCTACTTCATCCCCGAGTCGAAGCGGGCGGACGCGCTGCTGCGCGAGTTCCAGGCCAAGAAGCTCCACCTCGCGGTGGTGGTGGACGAGTACGGCGGCACCGCCGGCCTCGTCACCCTCGAGGATCTCCTGGAGGAGCTGGTCGGGGAGATCCGCGACGAGTTCGACGAGGAGGAGCGTCTCATCGCGCCCCTGGGCGACGGGGCCTTCCGCGTCTCGGGTCGGCTCTCGCTCTTCGACCTCAACGCCGCGACCGGGCTCTCGGTGTCCAGCGAGTCCTATGACACGGTGGGCGGCTGGGTCCTCGATCTCTTCGGTCGCGTGCCCAACAAGGGCGAGAGGACGGAGACCGACGAGTACGTGGTGACGGTGGAGAAGGTGGAGCGTACCCGCGTGGTCGAGGTCCTGGTGACGCTCAGGACCGCGCCGGCCCCGACGCCGGAGGCCGCGTGA
- the trpE gene encoding anthranilate synthase component I: MSPAAPRIPPLSPSREEFRALAARGNLVPVYAELAADLDTPLSAFLRLRPGPYAFLLESVEGGEKWARYSFLGSDPLMVFTAKGNRVTIRHADGRTEQMATENPLEGLRGVLARFKPVPVPGLPRFQGGAVGFFSYDIVRHVERLPRLAKDDLRLPDAVFMLTDSLLVFDNLKHRLLVIANAHIEGTDAAALDRAYDSAAVKIGMLLAKLARPARPPAPLTFPDPQPLVALGEEGFSSTMDEATFMEAVHRTKEYIAAGDAYQVVISRRLDAELKADPFTVYRALRTINPSPYLFFLRLGKTSIVGSSPEVLVRLEDGRVEERPIAGTHPRGATESQDTALAAQMAADPKERAEHVMLVDLGRNDVGRVARIGTVEVTEFMVVERYSHVMHLVSHVRGELAPGKDAFDVLAATFPAGTLSGAPKVRAMEIIEELEPTRRGPYGGAVGYISYSGNMDSCITIRTVVCHGQRASIQVGAGIVADSDPKTEWLETCSKARGMILALRTAAQETGR; this comes from the coding sequence ATGTCGCCGGCCGCGCCCCGCATCCCCCCGCTCTCGCCCTCGCGCGAGGAGTTCCGGGCGCTCGCCGCGCGCGGCAATCTCGTCCCGGTCTACGCCGAGCTGGCTGCGGATCTCGACACGCCGCTGTCCGCGTTTCTCCGCTTGCGCCCGGGGCCCTACGCCTTCCTCCTGGAGTCGGTGGAAGGCGGCGAGAAATGGGCTCGCTATTCCTTCCTCGGGTCCGACCCGCTCATGGTGTTCACGGCCAAGGGCAATCGGGTCACGATCCGCCACGCCGACGGCCGCACCGAGCAGATGGCGACCGAGAATCCGCTCGAGGGCCTGCGCGGCGTGCTCGCTCGCTTCAAGCCGGTGCCGGTGCCCGGGCTCCCCCGCTTTCAGGGCGGGGCCGTCGGGTTCTTCTCCTACGACATCGTCCGCCACGTGGAGCGGCTGCCCCGCCTCGCCAAGGACGATCTCCGGCTGCCGGACGCGGTGTTCATGCTCACCGACAGCCTGCTGGTCTTCGATAATCTCAAGCATCGCCTGCTCGTGATCGCCAACGCCCACATCGAGGGCACGGACGCCGCCGCGCTGGACCGCGCCTACGACTCGGCCGCGGTGAAGATCGGCATGCTGCTGGCCAAGCTCGCGCGGCCGGCCCGCCCCCCCGCCCCGCTCACCTTCCCCGATCCCCAGCCTCTGGTGGCGCTGGGCGAGGAGGGGTTCAGCTCGACGATGGACGAGGCGACGTTCATGGAGGCGGTGCACCGGACCAAGGAGTACATCGCCGCGGGCGACGCGTATCAGGTCGTGATCTCGCGGCGCCTGGACGCGGAGCTCAAGGCCGATCCCTTCACGGTGTATCGCGCCCTGCGCACGATCAACCCATCCCCGTACCTCTTCTTCCTGCGCCTCGGCAAGACGAGCATCGTCGGCTCCTCGCCCGAGGTGCTCGTGCGCCTCGAGGACGGGCGCGTCGAGGAGCGGCCCATCGCGGGCACGCACCCACGTGGCGCCACCGAGTCCCAGGACACAGCCCTCGCCGCCCAGATGGCCGCGGATCCCAAGGAGCGCGCCGAGCACGTCATGCTCGTGGACCTCGGCCGCAACGACGTGGGCCGGGTGGCGCGGATCGGCACGGTGGAGGTGACGGAGTTCATGGTGGTGGAGCGCTACTCGCACGTCATGCACCTGGTCAGCCACGTGCGGGGCGAACTCGCCCCCGGTAAGGATGCCTTCGACGTGCTCGCCGCCACCTTCCCCGCCGGCACGCTGTCGGGCGCTCCGAAGGTACGCGCGATGGAGATCATCGAGGAGCTGGAGCCCACGCGGCGCGGCCCCTACGGCGGGGCTGTCGGCTACATCTCGTACTCGGGGAACATGGATTCCTGCATCACGATCCGCACGGTGGTGTGCCACGGCCAGCGCGCCTCCATCCAGGTCGGCGCGGGCATCGTCGCCGACTCCGATCCCAAGACCGAGTGGCTGGAGACCTGCTCGAAGGCGCGCGGCATGATCCTGGCGCTTCGCACCGCCGCCCAGGAGACCGGTCGATGA
- a CDS encoding hydantoinase/oxoprolinase family protein — protein MLDRAPRGRLGVDIGGTFTDLVWVDDATGEVRVGKLLTTPKDPAQAVEQGVLRLLEEAGAVPAAVRALIHGTTLATNALIERKGARTGLLTTAGFRDALEIGREGRYDMYDLFIDPPAPLVPRHLRLEVEERLDADGSIRRPLDVASAQAAIGRLLADGVEAVAISLLHAYRNPVHEEALARLVAEMAPGLPVACSSEVVPEIREYERTSTTAANVYVMPLMARYLDDLERKIADMGVRGGFYIMLSSGGIATPATAKRVPVRLVESGPAAGALAAARAAREAGEDRLLSFDMGGTTAKACVIDRGEPLLAREFEVARADRFKKGSGLPIRVPVIELIEIGAGGGSMARLDRMNLLKVGPDSAGADPGPACYALGGREPTVTDADLVLGYLDPDFFLGGRMRLDVEAARRAIIDTVGKPMGFDLARAAWSIHRVVNENMAAAARIHGIERGKDLRAYPLFAFGGAGPVHAWSVGRILKVPRVLVPFGAGAASALGLLSAPLAFDFVRTASQRLDGADWTGVNRLFAEMEGEGRAVLREAGIADADMTFRRAAEMRYAGQGHEVEGPVPSGPLGPESLAALTSGFEDAYRALYHRTPMGVPIEALNWRVVVSGPEAGGGGTGGGAETGARDFRSAISGGPHMAPALPQSADNRRGPLPKRTRQAYFPEAEGYVETPVYDRYTLAPGMVFAGPAIIEERESTTVIGPGARIRVDATRTLVAEPA, from the coding sequence ATGCTTGATCGAGCTCCGCGGGGACGTCTCGGCGTCGACATCGGCGGCACCTTCACCGACCTCGTCTGGGTGGACGACGCGACCGGCGAGGTGCGGGTCGGCAAGCTCCTCACCACCCCCAAGGATCCCGCGCAGGCCGTCGAGCAGGGGGTGCTCCGCCTGCTCGAGGAGGCGGGCGCGGTGCCGGCGGCCGTGCGCGCGCTGATCCACGGCACCACGCTGGCGACCAACGCCCTGATAGAAAGAAAGGGCGCGCGCACGGGTCTCCTCACCACCGCGGGCTTTCGCGACGCGCTGGAGATCGGGCGTGAGGGCCGCTACGACATGTACGATCTCTTCATTGACCCGCCGGCGCCGCTGGTGCCGCGCCATCTACGCCTGGAGGTCGAGGAGCGGCTGGACGCGGACGGCAGCATCCGCCGCCCCCTCGACGTCGCCAGCGCACAGGCCGCCATCGGTCGGCTGCTCGCGGATGGCGTCGAGGCTGTCGCGATCTCGCTGCTTCATGCCTACCGGAATCCCGTCCACGAAGAGGCCCTCGCGCGGCTGGTCGCCGAGATGGCGCCCGGGCTACCGGTCGCATGCTCATCGGAGGTCGTGCCGGAGATCCGCGAGTACGAGCGCACATCGACCACCGCGGCCAACGTCTACGTGATGCCTCTGATGGCGCGCTACCTCGACGACCTCGAGCGGAAGATCGCCGACATGGGCGTCCGGGGCGGCTTCTACATCATGCTGTCCTCCGGCGGCATCGCCACCCCGGCCACCGCCAAGCGGGTTCCGGTGCGGCTGGTGGAGTCGGGTCCCGCCGCGGGCGCCCTCGCCGCGGCGCGCGCCGCGCGGGAGGCGGGAGAGGATCGGCTGCTCTCCTTTGACATGGGCGGGACCACCGCGAAGGCCTGCGTCATCGACCGTGGGGAGCCGCTGCTCGCGCGCGAGTTCGAGGTCGCGCGCGCCGACCGCTTCAAGAAGGGCTCGGGACTGCCCATCCGCGTGCCCGTCATCGAGCTCATCGAGATCGGCGCGGGCGGCGGATCAATGGCACGCCTCGATCGCATGAACCTCCTGAAGGTCGGGCCCGACAGCGCGGGGGCCGATCCCGGTCCGGCCTGTTACGCCCTCGGCGGGCGCGAGCCCACGGTGACCGACGCGGATCTCGTGCTGGGCTATCTCGATCCCGATTTCTTCCTGGGCGGACGCATGCGTCTCGACGTCGAGGCGGCGCGCCGGGCCATCATCGATACCGTGGGGAAGCCCATGGGGTTCGACCTTGCGCGCGCCGCGTGGAGCATTCACCGAGTGGTCAACGAGAACATGGCCGCGGCGGCGCGCATCCACGGCATCGAGCGCGGCAAGGACCTGCGTGCCTATCCCCTTTTCGCGTTCGGCGGCGCGGGTCCGGTGCATGCGTGGAGCGTCGGGCGCATCCTCAAGGTGCCGCGGGTGCTGGTGCCCTTCGGGGCGGGCGCCGCCTCGGCGCTGGGCCTCCTTTCCGCCCCCCTGGCCTTCGACTTCGTCCGCACGGCGTCTCAGCGCCTCGATGGCGCCGACTGGACGGGGGTGAATCGGCTCTTCGCCGAGATGGAAGGGGAAGGCCGCGCGGTGCTGCGCGAGGCGGGGATCGCGGACGCCGACATGACCTTCCGGCGCGCCGCCGAGATGCGCTACGCCGGCCAAGGCCACGAAGTGGAGGGGCCGGTGCCGTCGGGTCCGCTCGGGCCCGAGAGCCTCGCCGCCCTGACCAGCGGCTTCGAGGACGCCTATCGCGCGCTCTATCACCGGACGCCGATGGGGGTGCCCATCGAGGCCCTCAACTGGCGCGTGGTGGTGTCGGGACCGGAGGCGGGTGGCGGCGGGACGGGTGGCGGCGCCGAGACGGGTGCCCGCGATTTTCGATCTGCCATCAGCGGGGGCCCACACATGGCCCCCGCTCTCCCCCAGTCCGCGGACAACCGGCGCGGACCCTTGCCGAAGCGCACGCGTCAGGCCTATTTCCCCGAGGCAGAGGGGTATGTGGAGACACCGGTGTACGACCGCTATACGCTCGCGCCGGGGATGGTCTTTGCGGGGCCGGCGATCATCGAGGAGCGCGAGTCGACCACGGTGATCGGACCGGGCGCGCGCATCCGCGTGGACGCGACCCGCACGCTCGTCGCGGAGCCCGCATGA
- a CDS encoding hemolysin family protein has translation MIYVWIIVIALALTAFFSGMEMAFIAANRVRLRHLAEAGNRAAGRYLEAFRRPERVLSTSMMGVTIAHIVASSAATWALIPSLGTWAAIAVTAALTPLMLVFGEVIPKAVAREWATAIVRYLYPLIELASRVLAPLTWGANVLVSGALGLVGLRSASSRQFVSREELKVLLQLEPEEADVTVIEAQMIDKIFDLGEKTVREIMVPLVDVVALPGSAPPDDAVRVIAERGFSRIPVYTDRAFNLVGVVTAMDLLRRGAAAQDLRTLMRPAHYVPESKRIDDLLREMQKGRIQLAVVVDEYGGAVGIVTVEDIVEQIVGEIEDEHDRTPPLVERLPDGSYRMAGRVRIEELNESLDWELPSGDFETVAGLVLATVNRIPAVGEVFDVGRHEFTVLEADERRILKVRITPPDRPHPKTAVKEG, from the coding sequence GTGATCTACGTCTGGATCATCGTGATCGCGCTGGCCTTGACCGCCTTCTTCTCGGGCATGGAGATGGCGTTCATCGCCGCCAACCGGGTGCGGCTGCGGCACCTGGCGGAGGCAGGCAATCGCGCGGCGGGGCGGTACCTCGAGGCCTTCCGCCGTCCCGAGCGTGTCCTGTCGACGTCGATGATGGGGGTGACCATCGCCCACATCGTCGCCTCCTCGGCGGCCACGTGGGCGCTCATCCCCTCCCTGGGAACCTGGGCCGCCATCGCCGTCACCGCCGCCCTCACGCCCCTCATGCTCGTGTTCGGCGAGGTGATTCCCAAGGCGGTGGCGCGGGAATGGGCCACCGCCATCGTCCGCTACCTCTATCCGCTCATCGAGCTGGCGAGCCGCGTCCTCGCGCCGCTCACCTGGGGGGCCAACGTCCTGGTGAGCGGCGCCCTCGGTCTGGTGGGGCTCCGCTCGGCCTCGAGCCGGCAGTTCGTCTCGCGCGAAGAGCTGAAGGTTCTGCTCCAGCTCGAGCCGGAGGAGGCCGACGTCACCGTGATCGAGGCGCAGATGATCGACAAGATCTTCGACCTCGGCGAGAAGACCGTGCGCGAGATCATGGTGCCCCTGGTCGACGTGGTCGCCCTCCCGGGCTCCGCCCCGCCCGACGACGCGGTGCGGGTCATCGCCGAGCGGGGCTTTTCGCGCATTCCCGTGTACACCGACCGCGCGTTCAACCTGGTGGGCGTGGTCACCGCGATGGACCTGCTCCGCCGCGGCGCCGCCGCCCAGGACCTGCGCACCCTCATGCGGCCCGCCCACTACGTGCCGGAGAGCAAGCGCATCGACGATCTCCTCCGTGAGATGCAGAAGGGCCGCATCCAGCTCGCGGTGGTGGTGGACGAGTACGGCGGCGCGGTAGGGATCGTCACCGTGGAGGACATCGTCGAGCAGATCGTGGGCGAGATCGAGGACGAGCACGATCGCACCCCGCCGCTGGTGGAGCGGCTCCCGGACGGCAGCTACCGCATGGCGGGACGGGTGCGCATCGAGGAGCTCAACGAGTCGCTGGACTGGGAGCTGCCCTCCGGCGACTTCGAGACGGTGGCCGGCCTCGTGCTCGCCACCGTGAACCGCATCCCCGCGGTGGGTGAGGTGTTCGACGTCGGGCGGCATGAGTTCACCGTGCTGGAGGCCGACGAGCGGCGTATCCTGAAGGTCCGCATCACGCCACCGGATCGACCGCACCCCAAGACCGCTGTCAAGGAGGGCTGA